A region of Moorena producens PAL-8-15-08-1 DNA encodes the following proteins:
- the rpsN gene encoding 30S ribosomal protein S14 codes for MAKKSMIEREKKRKKMVEKYAAKREALKEEFQNAATQREKLEIHRKIQQLPRNSAPCRVRNRCWVTGRPRGYYRDFGLSRHVLREWAHQGLLPGVVKSSW; via the coding sequence ATGGCTAAAAAATCAATGATTGAGCGCGAAAAAAAGCGCAAAAAAATGGTAGAAAAGTACGCAGCTAAGCGGGAGGCGCTCAAGGAAGAGTTTCAAAATGCTGCGACTCAACGAGAAAAGTTAGAGATTCACCGGAAAATACAACAGCTCCCCCGCAACAGCGCCCCCTGCCGTGTGCGGAACCGTTGTTGGGTTACAGGGCGTCCTCGAGGTTACTACCGAGACTTTGGACTATCTCGCCATGTCTTGCGGGAATGGGCACACCAAGGTCTATTGCCAGGTGTGGTTAAATCAAGCTGGTAG
- a CDS encoding cyclic nucleotide-binding domain-containing protein: MPLDQLVPKFLKEPLFKLGEMPVSLITILQLIFLFIITKFIIQDFKKILNYKLLNKLVNDPNKREFISKLISYITFLVLVYIIYYIDIGGLNLINLTIFKVGSTEVSIKSLIKLVLSLMIVIFLASTLKNFLKQQLLPQMGIDEANQAVIATIISYAFGILGIVIVLNNNFELGSLAVIAGGLGVGIGFGLQDITKNFISGVTLLLERTIRVGDFIEFDGLSGYVKEVSMRSTIIRTREGGDVVVPNSHLVEKRMLNWTFDSYKARIHIPVGVAYDSDPVLVTEVLLKSAYLEPSVLSEPTPRVLFKGFGDSALNFELRVWVNRIDQEPLIRSSLNFIIEYNLRQQGISIPFPQRDFWLRNPEALMGREINRQNLETIEETIEQSTQQSFKVKTPRPLALRDLLRQVDYFKNFTELELRQLIEIGYRKRLRPSEMLFHEGDPGDAFYIILAGSIEVFVERINKTLNSLQAGQFFGELSLMLGVPRTASVRALEESLLFVISNKGFKQLLQDYPDLSEIIVQELGKHQEELAERQKQMRKMGLLDAAEDDRNLLVWVRKRVKRLFAL, encoded by the coding sequence ATGCCTCTTGATCAATTAGTTCCAAAATTCTTAAAAGAACCCCTCTTCAAACTGGGAGAGATGCCTGTCTCTCTTATCACTATACTTCAATTAATCTTTTTATTTATAATTACTAAATTTATAATTCAAGATTTCAAAAAAATCCTGAATTATAAACTCCTTAATAAGCTAGTTAATGATCCAAATAAAAGAGAGTTTATTTCTAAGTTAATTAGTTATATAACTTTCCTTGTACTGGTATATATTATCTATTATATAGATATAGGTGGTTTAAACCTAATTAATTTAACCATTTTTAAAGTAGGTAGTACTGAAGTATCTATTAAATCCCTAATAAAACTAGTACTATCTTTAATGATAGTAATTTTTCTGGCTAGTACCCTAAAAAACTTTCTCAAACAACAGCTACTTCCCCAAATGGGGATTGATGAAGCTAATCAAGCAGTCATCGCTACAATCATCAGCTACGCATTTGGGATATTAGGCATTGTAATTGTTCTGAATAATAACTTTGAATTGGGGTCATTAGCGGTCATTGCTGGTGGCTTAGGGGTTGGAATTGGTTTTGGACTACAGGATATAACTAAAAACTTTATCAGTGGTGTGACATTACTATTAGAACGAACAATACGAGTTGGTGATTTTATTGAATTTGATGGGTTATCCGGATATGTTAAAGAAGTCTCGATGCGGTCTACAATCATCCGCACAAGGGAGGGGGGAGATGTAGTAGTTCCTAACTCTCATTTGGTAGAAAAACGAATGCTTAACTGGACTTTTGACAGCTATAAAGCCCGTATACACATACCTGTAGGAGTCGCTTACGATAGTGATCCAGTATTAGTGACAGAAGTCCTGTTAAAATCTGCTTATTTAGAACCATCTGTCTTATCTGAGCCGACACCAAGAGTTCTTTTTAAAGGGTTTGGTGATAGTGCTTTAAACTTTGAACTTAGGGTATGGGTTAATCGAATTGATCAAGAACCTTTGATAAGAAGTTCTTTGAATTTTATTATTGAATATAATTTACGTCAGCAGGGAATCTCAATTCCTTTCCCTCAAAGGGATTTCTGGCTGCGCAACCCTGAAGCCCTGATGGGGAGAGAGATTAACCGCCAAAATCTTGAAACTATTGAAGAAACTATTGAACAATCAACTCAGCAGTCCTTCAAAGTTAAAACACCTAGACCTTTAGCGTTACGTGACTTACTGCGGCAGGTCGATTATTTTAAAAATTTTACTGAATTAGAACTAAGGCAATTAATTGAAATTGGATACCGAAAGCGCTTACGTCCCTCAGAGATGTTATTTCATGAAGGCGACCCTGGAGATGCGTTTTATATTATCCTAGCTGGTTCTATCGAAGTCTTTGTAGAGAGGATTAACAAAACTCTCAATAGTCTTCAGGCAGGTCAATTTTTTGGCGAACTTTCGTTAATGTTAGGCGTACCAAGAACAGCATCAGTTAGAGCATTAGAAGAGTCACTATTATTTGTAATTAGCAATAAAGGTTTTAAACAACTATTGCAGGACTATCCAGATCTATCTGAGATCATTGTCCAGGAATTAGGCAAGCATCAGGAAGAATTAGCTGAGCGACAAAAACAGATGCGGAAAATGGGGTTGTTGGATGCAGCAGAAGATGACAGAAATCTTCTAGTTTGGGTTCGCAAGCGAGTCAAGAGGCTATTTGCTCTTTAA
- a CDS encoding Crp/Fnr family transcriptional regulator, producing the protein MPLTQKAFHGISQDGQKQRQRLRWYSKGEIIPLVAPGIWQVCQGIVQLSKINLDGGEVLLAWALPDTSFRIGLAALDTYQAQALSEVHLQWFSMIELEASPHLSHTLFNQLGHRIQQTEALLAIAGLRRVEDRLQQLLFLLKQEMGEPVAEGTRLSVRMTHQNLANAIGTSRVTVTKTLGELHNRGMITFDRDRHIIVKHGILCNNI; encoded by the coding sequence ATGCCTCTAACCCAAAAGGCCTTTCACGGAATATCCCAAGACGGACAAAAACAGCGACAGCGGCTGCGTTGGTATTCAAAGGGGGAAATCATTCCTTTGGTTGCACCTGGGATCTGGCAAGTCTGTCAAGGTATTGTTCAACTCAGTAAGATTAACCTTGATGGAGGGGAAGTGCTACTAGCTTGGGCATTGCCGGATACCTCTTTCCGGATTGGGTTGGCTGCTCTAGATACCTATCAGGCTCAAGCTTTATCCGAAGTGCATCTTCAATGGTTTTCGATGATTGAATTGGAAGCGTCTCCTCATCTATCTCACACCCTATTCAATCAGCTAGGTCACAGGATACAACAGACAGAAGCACTTTTAGCGATCGCTGGACTGCGCCGAGTTGAAGACCGCTTGCAGCAGTTATTATTCTTGTTGAAACAGGAAATGGGGGAGCCAGTTGCTGAGGGAACTCGCTTGAGTGTGCGCATGACCCATCAGAATCTAGCTAATGCTATCGGCACCTCTCGGGTCACAGTGACTAAAACTCTAGGAGAACTCCATAACCGTGGTATGATTACATTTGACAGAGACCGTCACATCATTGTCAAACATGGTATATTATGTAATAATATCTGA
- a CDS encoding sterol desaturase: MTKISAYEEELDVLIIKILLVALVQLLLGDFLSTFVYHVPEHIFGKFHAIVHHSKNRSFIHYAVLTKNPLVLLDGFAGAFPYLMFVPWFWQISPLGTILGLVLGEFHVIWRHVSVMEWKTPETLERLCNFLCITTPEKHWLHHQDATVAYGDIFTFYDQPAQAWYRFLMSVKKKYKLSRQKSS; the protein is encoded by the coding sequence TTGACTAAGATCAGCGCATACGAAGAGGAGTTAGATGTGTTAATCATTAAGATTTTATTGGTTGCTTTAGTGCAGCTACTACTTGGGGATTTCCTTTCTACTTTTGTTTACCATGTCCCTGAGCACATTTTTGGTAAATTCCATGCCATAGTACACCATAGTAAGAATCGTAGCTTCATTCACTATGCTGTATTAACTAAGAACCCCCTGGTACTGCTTGATGGTTTTGCAGGTGCCTTTCCTTATTTGATGTTTGTGCCTTGGTTCTGGCAGATTTCTCCTCTAGGAACTATCTTGGGACTAGTCTTGGGTGAGTTTCATGTGATCTGGAGGCATGTTTCTGTGATGGAGTGGAAAACTCCGGAGACCCTAGAGCGCCTTTGCAACTTCTTGTGCATTACTACTCCAGAAAAGCATTGGCTTCACCATCAGGATGCCACAGTTGCTTATGGAGATATCTTCACATTTTACGACCAACCAGCACAAGCCTGGTATAGGTTTTTGATGTCAGTTAAGAAGAAATATAAGCTAAGTAGGCAGAAATCAAGTTAG
- a CDS encoding FHA domain-containing protein, which produces MRTKSLKDVTPAITLTLLHPLQSVPVQSWPFETESVIRIGRSTDNHVILYSAVVSRHHVELRRNPNGWEIISLGANGTYMDGKRITQMPVIDGMIIRLASSGPKIQIHVNGEMPSARLKTILDKRTSERKRNINSFNNTLINAESTQSDQSESTEMED; this is translated from the coding sequence GTGAGGACAAAATCCTTGAAAGATGTGACACCGGCGATTACCCTAACCCTACTGCATCCTCTCCAGTCTGTGCCTGTTCAAAGTTGGCCCTTTGAAACAGAATCAGTGATTCGGATTGGCCGGTCAACCGATAATCATGTTATTCTCTATAGCGCTGTAGTTTCCCGTCACCATGTAGAACTACGGCGAAATCCTAATGGTTGGGAAATTATCAGTTTAGGTGCCAATGGCACCTACATGGATGGCAAGCGGATTACCCAAATGCCGGTTATCGATGGGATGATTATTCGTCTAGCTAGTTCGGGTCCGAAAATTCAGATTCATGTTAATGGAGAAATGCCTTCAGCAAGGCTGAAGACAATTTTGGATAAGCGTACCTCTGAACGAAAGCGGAACATCAATTCATTCAATAATACGTTGATAAATGCCGAAAGCACCCAATCCGATCAAAGTGAGTCAACTGAAATGGAAGATTGA
- a CDS encoding FHA domain-containing protein: MIVCPNCNHQNPEGATQCEACYTPLPSTTSCPNCGATVQTDASFCGQCGFHLNVGANMEKGEKSGSNSTPEIPDLVSPEPLVEPIPMAMNTQVPDPASNPISSDDAESTTAMPATVVNPALNSEAFQPQNLDLETLPLPLPTVGNLGVSQEESSQNVTSPSIPEADLENPPHPYVPDRGSAQTQLQVISAQLLHMQTNTTIELPQHISVIHMGKPNDKIPPDIDVSGFPDSDIVSRIHADIRVEGDTYYIEDVGSSNGTYVNHTSLAPGNRHRLRTGDRISLGKGDKVTFLFQSS; encoded by the coding sequence ATGATTGTTTGCCCTAACTGCAATCACCAAAATCCGGAAGGGGCTACCCAATGTGAAGCCTGCTACACTCCCTTACCTTCCACTACCAGCTGTCCTAACTGTGGTGCAACAGTTCAGACTGACGCAAGCTTCTGTGGTCAGTGTGGATTTCACTTGAATGTGGGTGCCAATATGGAGAAAGGGGAGAAATCAGGGTCAAACTCTACCCCAGAGATACCCGACTTGGTATCCCCAGAACCACTTGTTGAACCTATACCGATGGCTATGAATACTCAAGTCCCCGATCCAGCATCCAATCCTATCAGTTCTGATGATGCTGAATCTACCACCGCTATGCCAGCTACGGTCGTTAATCCAGCCCTCAACTCAGAAGCATTTCAACCGCAGAATCTTGACTTAGAAACCCTGCCATTGCCGCTGCCTACTGTTGGGAATTTAGGGGTTTCTCAAGAAGAATCTAGCCAAAACGTAACCTCACCGTCAATACCAGAAGCTGACTTAGAGAACCCGCCACACCCCTATGTACCGGATAGAGGTAGTGCCCAAACTCAGTTGCAGGTAATCTCAGCTCAACTGTTGCATATGCAAACCAATACAACAATTGAGTTACCGCAGCATATATCAGTGATTCATATGGGTAAGCCCAATGATAAAATTCCCCCGGATATTGATGTCTCTGGTTTTCCTGACTCAGACATTGTCTCTCGCATTCACGCCGATATCAGAGTTGAGGGGGATACCTACTATATTGAAGATGTAGGCAGCTCCAATGGCACTTATGTCAACCACACGTCTCTAGCACCAGGCAATCGGCATCGACTAAGAACAGGCGATCGCATTAGCTTGGGGAAAGGTGATAAAGTGACATTTTTGTTCCAAAGTTCTTGA
- the pgl gene encoding 6-phosphogluconolactonase — protein MNKVVEVVPDKEALIRRAVDVVLSKIEGAIQANGRCTIALAGGSTPAPLYEAIATFDLAWNNIHVFWGDERYVSPDDPDSNQRMARLAWLDKVDIPEANIHPMPTDGSSPAADADKHQAQLYEFFGIPVGEFPGFDVILLGIGDDGHTASLFPHTEALQVKDRLVTVGNKDGQPRITFTSTLINHANCVMFLVAGAGKRAALAQIFAPEADPQTYPARLIQPQGELWWLLDESAGQDLKH, from the coding sequence ATGAACAAAGTGGTTGAAGTTGTACCGGATAAAGAAGCTTTGATTAGGCGAGCTGTTGATGTTGTCCTCAGTAAAATCGAAGGAGCAATCCAGGCTAACGGTCGTTGTACCATTGCCCTTGCTGGCGGTAGCACCCCAGCGCCTTTGTACGAAGCGATCGCTACCTTTGACCTTGCCTGGAATAACATTCATGTGTTTTGGGGTGATGAACGCTATGTTAGTCCCGATGACCCGGATAGTAATCAAAGGATGGCTCGTCTGGCCTGGTTAGACAAAGTCGATATACCAGAGGCTAACATTCACCCGATGCCCACCGACGGCTCTAGCCCCGCTGCTGATGCGGATAAACATCAAGCTCAACTGTATGAGTTTTTTGGCATACCAGTAGGAGAGTTTCCTGGCTTTGATGTAATTTTGTTAGGCATTGGTGATGATGGCCATACTGCTTCCCTATTCCCCCATACAGAGGCTCTGCAAGTAAAAGACCGACTGGTTACAGTTGGCAACAAAGATGGTCAACCACGAATCACCTTTACCTCCACCTTGATTAACCATGCCAACTGCGTTATGTTTCTGGTTGCTGGTGCTGGCAAAAGAGCAGCCTTAGCTCAAATATTTGCCCCCGAAGCTGATCCACAAACCTATCCAGCTCGGTTGATCCAGCCCCAAGGAGAACTTTGGTGGCTTCTAGATGAATCAGCAGGTCAAGATTTGAAACATTGA
- a CDS encoding transposase, giving the protein MGLASAVGVDFGKVYPNGTSQTCPKCLGTVPKGLEVREHHCPDCGYRTHRDHAAAEMVLHHGLEPIVAQGLWGMETACQVGLSGVDDLDKWRGAGISNREVGKPGL; this is encoded by the coding sequence ATGGGTCTGGCTAGTGCCGTTGGGGTTGACTTTGGCAAAGTATACCCCAACGGCACTAGCCAGACCTGCCCCAAGTGCCTGGGCACTGTGCCCAAGGGACTGGAAGTTAGAGAGCATCATTGCCCTGATTGTGGATATCGAACCCATCGGGATCATGCTGCGGCAGAAATGGTTTTGCATCATGGATTAGAGCCAATAGTCGCCCAGGGACTCTGGGGAATGGAAACAGCCTGTCAAGTCGGTCTGTCGGGGGTCGATGACCTAGATAAGTGGCGTGGGGCAGGAATATCCAATCGTGAGGTTGGGAAGCCCGGGCTGTAG
- a CDS encoding HpsJ family protein — protein sequence MNTNSVYSSFTALTLKVVGLIMIVSSLLDYIILAIPPQGANLLKPEWQLNFATQVVDRGIIPMVGIGFLFAGYWIAQSAATATTEPKSSVQDLRFWVLCLSSFLGLVFLLMVPLHLNNLRLQSSQALEQINQRAKSAEVQLENRTQQVTELLKSPQGIAQVEKRLADLDAAIKSGRIPAQQLEQAKAQANRVRQQLQAIKENPDVLNQEVEQNINQIRSQKLQLEKRATTEAFKLGIKTGLSSLLLAIGYIAIGWTGLRGLGSTPVTRRGQA from the coding sequence ATGAATACTAATTCTGTTTATTCCTCGTTTACTGCTCTGACTCTTAAGGTTGTCGGGCTGATAATGATCGTTTCTTCCCTTTTGGATTACATCATTTTGGCAATTCCCCCACAGGGAGCTAACCTGTTAAAGCCAGAGTGGCAGTTGAACTTTGCTACCCAAGTTGTTGACCGAGGTATTATCCCTATGGTCGGCATTGGGTTTTTATTTGCTGGATATTGGATTGCTCAAAGTGCTGCTACCGCTACTACAGAGCCAAAATCTTCGGTTCAAGATCTCCGATTTTGGGTGCTGTGTCTCTCTAGTTTTCTAGGGTTGGTCTTTCTGCTAATGGTACCCCTGCATCTCAATAACCTTCGTTTGCAAAGTTCCCAGGCTCTAGAACAAATTAACCAAAGAGCTAAGAGCGCCGAAGTTCAACTGGAAAACCGCACTCAGCAAGTCACTGAACTTCTCAAAAGTCCTCAAGGTATAGCCCAGGTAGAAAAGAGACTCGCCGATTTAGACGCAGCCATTAAAAGTGGTAGGATTCCAGCACAGCAGCTTGAGCAAGCCAAAGCTCAGGCTAACAGAGTTAGACAACAATTGCAGGCAATTAAGGAAAACCCTGATGTCCTCAATCAAGAAGTAGAGCAGAATATTAACCAAATCCGTAGTCAGAAACTTCAACTAGAGAAACGAGCCACCACAGAAGCTTTCAAACTGGGCATTAAAACTGGTCTGAGTAGCTTACTCCTAGCCATTGGCTATATTGCCATTGGCTGGACCGGATTGCGAGGGTTGGGAAGTACACCAGTAACCCGTCGTGGGCAAGCTTAG
- a CDS encoding glycosyltransferase family 2 protein, giving the protein MFSIYILTYNEDLDIAACIESALLSDDVIIVDSISSDRTVEIASQYPVRVVQHAFESHGRQRTWMLKEVPTKYEWVYILEADERMTPELFSECQGAIQRQEHVAYYVAERVMFMNRWIRYSTQYPRYQLRLFRKEKVWFDDYGHTEREVCDGPTGFIKETYPHYTNSKGFTRWIDKHNRYSTDEALETLRQLEQGTVEWRDLFFGRSEVERRRALKNLSLRLPWRPVLRFLYMYFLLGGFLDGQAGFTWCTLQAFYEYLILLKVWELKHPMPPPSSHVMPSTSPVSKDSDATQVTSSSS; this is encoded by the coding sequence ATGTTCTCTATCTATATCCTGACCTACAACGAAGACCTAGATATTGCTGCTTGTATCGAGTCAGCCCTACTCTCGGACGATGTGATTATCGTAGATTCAATCAGTAGCGATCGCACTGTAGAAATTGCTAGTCAGTATCCGGTGCGAGTTGTGCAGCACGCCTTTGAAAGTCACGGACGTCAGCGCACCTGGATGCTAAAGGAAGTGCCCACCAAGTACGAATGGGTCTATATCCTTGAAGCTGATGAACGCATGACCCCTGAGTTATTTTCCGAATGCCAGGGAGCAATACAACGACAGGAGCATGTGGCTTATTACGTTGCAGAGCGGGTCATGTTCATGAATCGCTGGATTCGCTACTCTACTCAGTATCCCCGTTACCAACTACGGCTGTTTCGTAAGGAAAAGGTTTGGTTTGATGATTATGGTCATACGGAACGGGAAGTATGTGATGGACCGACTGGTTTCATAAAAGAAACATATCCTCACTACACCAACAGTAAGGGATTTACCCGCTGGATTGATAAACACAATCGCTACTCTACCGACGAAGCCCTCGAAACTTTGCGCCAGTTGGAGCAAGGAACTGTTGAGTGGCGAGACCTATTTTTTGGGCGTTCGGAAGTAGAAAGACGCCGTGCCCTGAAAAATTTGTCCTTACGCTTGCCCTGGCGACCTGTATTGCGTTTTCTATACATGTACTTCCTACTCGGAGGCTTCTTGGATGGTCAAGCCGGGTTTACCTGGTGTACCTTACAAGCATTTTATGAGTATCTGATATTGCTCAAAGTTTGGGAACTTAAGCATCCCATGCCCCCTCCGAGTAGCCATGTCATGCCCTCAACTTCCCCAGTATCAAAAGACTCTGATGCTACCCAGGTCACTTCATCATCATCCTAG
- a CDS encoding DUF502 domain-containing protein, which produces MFEGLKQDLKNDLIAGILVVIPLATTIWLTITIANWVINFLTRIPKQINPFDNLHPILVNLINLAVGLTVPLLFIMLIGLMARNIVGRWLLDLGEKLLQAIPLAGSVYKTLKQILETLFQDSKTKFSRVILVEYPRQGVWAIAFVTGVVSTQLQSHMNHPMLSVFIPTTPNPTSGWYAMVPEQDVINLSMSIEDAFKVLLSGGIVSPDNPGIPINLQQPPEKQPLEEPLPEMIQQVLPTEDA; this is translated from the coding sequence GTGTTCGAGGGCTTGAAGCAGGATCTAAAAAATGACCTAATTGCAGGAATTCTAGTGGTAATTCCCCTGGCTACCACAATCTGGTTGACGATTACAATCGCTAACTGGGTGATAAATTTTTTAACTAGAATTCCCAAACAAATTAACCCTTTTGATAATCTCCACCCCATCTTAGTAAATCTGATAAATTTAGCAGTGGGACTGACAGTCCCACTACTATTTATTATGCTGATTGGCTTAATGGCACGCAACATTGTTGGACGGTGGTTGCTCGATTTGGGTGAGAAACTATTGCAGGCGATTCCCTTAGCTGGCTCAGTATACAAAACCCTTAAACAGATTTTGGAAACCCTTTTTCAGGATTCTAAAACTAAGTTTAGCCGGGTGATTTTGGTAGAGTATCCTCGCCAAGGAGTCTGGGCGATCGCGTTCGTAACCGGTGTTGTCAGTACACAACTCCAATCCCACATGAATCACCCGATGTTGAGCGTTTTCATACCTACTACTCCTAATCCCACCAGTGGCTGGTATGCTATGGTTCCTGAACAGGACGTGATTAATCTTTCGATGTCCATCGAAGATGCCTTTAAAGTATTGCTCTCAGGTGGAATTGTTAGCCCAGATAACCCGGGAATCCCAATTAACCTACAGCAGCCTCCTGAAAAGCAACCATTGGAAGAACCATTGCCTGAGATGATACAGCAGGTTTTGCCAACAGAAGACGCTTAA
- the nusB gene encoding transcription antitermination factor NusB encodes MQPRRIARELALLSISQMPNSPERLDTQQLNNLVLAAVRTLTGEIQEALETAAAELKRGSDRILDSETRATDVRSARAMVTDAIELTEKAINHLGSAVEIPEIVQLSNTVEVRSYTLEILKAVSRRQLEIDQMLNQALKDWQLKRLPRIDRDILRMAVAEISFLGIPDRVAINEAVELAKRYSDEEGHRFINGVLRRANELIKTQALTQ; translated from the coding sequence ATGCAACCTCGCAGAATTGCCCGTGAACTGGCTCTTTTGAGCATCTCTCAGATGCCCAACTCACCAGAGCGGTTGGATACACAACAACTGAATAATCTGGTGCTGGCGGCTGTTCGTACCCTGACTGGAGAAATTCAAGAGGCTTTAGAAACGGCGGCGGCTGAACTGAAACGGGGTAGCGATCGCATTCTCGACAGTGAAACTCGTGCTACTGATGTACGTAGTGCTAGAGCAATGGTAACTGATGCAATTGAGTTAACTGAAAAAGCGATCAATCACTTGGGAAGCGCGGTAGAGATTCCCGAAATTGTCCAGTTGTCTAATACGGTTGAAGTCCGTAGCTATACCCTAGAAATTCTCAAAGCTGTCAGTCGTAGACAGCTTGAGATTGATCAGATGTTGAACCAAGCCCTTAAAGATTGGCAACTGAAGCGCTTACCTCGTATTGACCGGGATATTCTGCGCATGGCTGTGGCGGAAATTTCGTTTTTAGGTATCCCAGACCGAGTCGCAATTAATGAAGCAGTGGAACTGGCTAAACGCTACAGTGATGAAGAGGGACACCGTTTTATTAATGGTGTCTTGCGTCGTGCCAATGAGTTAATTAAAACTCAAGCTCTAACACAATAG